The following coding sequences are from one Synechococcus sp. HK05 window:
- the arsS gene encoding arsenosugar biosynthesis radical SAM (seleno)protein ArsS (Some members of this family are selenoproteins.) — translation MLQLNLGKLCNMRCSHCHVDAGPHQGHTLMPDAVVEQCIAAMGRLQPAVVDLTGGAPELHPRFKELVLAARAQGCHVIDRCNLTVLLLPALRDLAAFLAEHEVEIVASLPQPEAESTDAQRGDGTWEASIEALKRLNQLGYGHGDPKRQLTLMSNPAGTRLQQLTPCDTAQWKRRLKELAGVQFDQLIGLNNMPIARFLEQLQRDGHVNCYLKLLEGALNPEALNGLMCRDTLSVAADGQLFDCDFNQMLELPLGGTPTTIATITREQLEQRGIRWGNHCFGCTAGQGSSCAGATA, via the coding sequence GTGCTGCAGCTCAACCTGGGCAAGCTCTGCAACATGCGTTGCAGCCACTGCCATGTGGATGCAGGCCCCCATCAAGGCCACACCCTGATGCCTGATGCGGTGGTGGAGCAGTGCATCGCGGCGATGGGGCGGCTGCAGCCGGCGGTGGTGGATCTCACCGGCGGTGCTCCAGAGCTGCATCCACGTTTCAAGGAGTTGGTGCTGGCGGCCCGGGCCCAGGGCTGCCATGTGATCGATCGCTGCAACCTCACGGTGCTGCTGCTGCCGGCGCTGCGGGATCTGGCGGCCTTCCTGGCAGAGCACGAGGTGGAGATCGTGGCGAGCCTGCCGCAGCCGGAAGCCGAGAGCACCGATGCCCAGCGCGGCGATGGCACCTGGGAGGCGTCGATCGAGGCGCTGAAGCGGCTCAACCAGCTGGGATACGGCCACGGTGATCCCAAGCGGCAGCTCACGCTGATGAGCAATCCAGCCGGCACCCGCCTGCAGCAGCTCACCCCATGCGACACGGCCCAGTGGAAACGCCGCCTCAAGGAGCTGGCGGGGGTGCAGTTCGATCAACTGATCGGCCTCAACAACATGCCGATCGCCCGCTTCCTGGAGCAACTGCAGCGCGATGGCCATGTGAACTGCTACCTGAAGCTGCTCGAGGGCGCCTTGAACCCCGAAGCCCTGAACGGCCTGATGTGCCGCGACACGCTTTCGGTGGCCGCCGACGGCCAGCTGTTCGACTGCGATTTCAACCAGATGCTCGAGCTGCCTCTCGGCGGGACCCCAACCACCATTGCGACGATCACGCGCGAACAGCTCGAACAGCGAGGGATTCGCTGGGGCAACCACTGCTTTGGTTGCACCGCCGGCCAGGGCAGCTCCTGTGCCGGCGCTACGGCCTGA
- a CDS encoding 2-isopropylmalate synthase encodes MARDPGRVLIFDTTLRDGEQSPGASLNLEEKLAIAQQLARLGVDIIEAGFPFASPGDFNAVQRIASTVGTPDGPVICGLARAAKGDIKACAEAVAPAANRRIHTFIATSDIHLEHKLRKSRAEVLQIAGEMVAYARSLVDDVEFSCEDAGRSDPEFMYQVIEAAIAAGATTINIPDTVGYTTPAEFGALIDGINRHVPNIDQAVISVHGHNDLGLAVANFLEAVKNGARQLECTINGIGERAGNASLEELVMALHVRRSYYNPFLGRPADSSEPLTGVRTEEIYKTSRLVSKLTGMAVQPNKAIVGANAFAHESGIHQDGVLKNRLTYEIIDARTIGLADNRISLGKLSGRSAFRARLEELGYNLERNDLDDAFARFKELADRKREISDRDLEAIVSEQVRQQAEPSYSLKLVQVSTGTSLQPTATVTLVNSDGAELTEAAIGTGPVDAVCQALNQLARVPNELVEFSVKSVTEGIDAMGEVTIRLRADGVLYSGHAADTDIVVAAAQAFVNALNRLVAGSQRSPLHPQKAPLPVGDVAPAERPRL; translated from the coding sequence ATGGCTCGCGACCCCGGCCGGGTATTGATCTTCGATACCACCCTGCGTGATGGGGAGCAGTCCCCTGGTGCCAGCCTCAATCTCGAGGAGAAGCTGGCGATCGCGCAGCAGCTGGCTCGCCTGGGCGTCGACATCATTGAGGCCGGCTTTCCCTTTGCCAGCCCCGGCGATTTCAACGCCGTGCAGCGCATCGCTTCCACCGTGGGCACGCCCGATGGCCCGGTGATCTGTGGCCTGGCCCGCGCCGCTAAGGGCGATATCAAGGCCTGCGCCGAGGCCGTGGCGCCCGCCGCCAACCGCCGCATCCACACCTTCATCGCCACCAGCGATATCCACCTCGAGCACAAGCTGCGCAAGAGCCGCGCCGAGGTGCTGCAGATTGCCGGCGAGATGGTGGCTTATGCCCGCTCCCTCGTTGACGACGTGGAGTTCTCCTGCGAGGACGCTGGCCGCTCCGATCCGGAGTTCATGTATCAGGTGATCGAGGCCGCGATCGCCGCCGGCGCGACCACGATCAACATTCCCGACACGGTGGGTTACACCACTCCCGCGGAATTCGGTGCCTTGATCGATGGCATCAACCGCCATGTGCCCAACATTGATCAGGCGGTGATCTCCGTGCACGGCCACAACGACCTGGGCCTGGCCGTGGCCAACTTCCTTGAGGCCGTGAAGAACGGCGCCCGCCAGCTGGAGTGCACGATCAACGGCATCGGCGAGCGGGCCGGCAACGCCTCGCTTGAAGAGCTGGTGATGGCACTGCACGTGCGCCGCAGCTACTACAACCCGTTCCTGGGCCGTCCGGCAGACAGCAGCGAGCCCCTCACGGGCGTGCGCACGGAGGAGATCTACAAAACCTCGCGCCTGGTGAGCAAGCTCACCGGCATGGCGGTACAGCCCAATAAGGCGATCGTGGGGGCTAATGCCTTCGCCCATGAGAGCGGCATCCACCAGGACGGTGTGCTCAAGAACCGCCTCACCTACGAAATCATCGATGCGCGCACGATCGGCCTGGCCGACAACCGCATTTCTCTGGGCAAGCTGAGCGGCCGCAGTGCCTTCCGCGCCCGCCTCGAAGAGCTCGGTTACAACCTCGAGCGCAACGATCTCGACGATGCCTTCGCCCGCTTCAAGGAGCTGGCGGATCGCAAGCGCGAAATTTCCGACCGCGATCTGGAGGCGATCGTGAGTGAGCAGGTGCGGCAACAGGCTGAACCCAGCTACAGCCTCAAGCTGGTGCAGGTGAGCACCGGCACCAGCCTGCAGCCCACCGCCACGGTCACCCTGGTGAACAGCGATGGTGCTGAACTCACAGAAGCGGCCATCGGCACGGGCCCGGTGGATGCGGTCTGCCAGGCCCTCAATCAGCTGGCCCGCGTGCCCAATGAACTGGTGGAGTTCTCGGTGAAGTCGGTCACCGAGGGCATCGATGCCATGGGTGAGGTGACCATCCGCCTGCGCGCGGATGGGGTGCTCTATTCCGGCCACGCCGCCGACACCGACATCGTTGTGGCCGCAGCCCAAGCGTTTGTGAATGCGCTCAACCGTCTGGTGGCCGGCAGCCAGCGCTCACCGCTGCATCCCCAGAAGGCTCCCCTGCCCGTGGGTGATGTTGCCCCGGCAGAGCGGCCGCGCCTCTGA
- a CDS encoding glycoside hydrolase family 57 protein, whose product MASGALATETTSHGDLALVLHAHLPYVHSSEPGSLEEDWYFQALLECYLPLLDVLEAAAADPNQRPRLSMGLSPTLLSLLSSPDLSERFGPWLAVRQELLLQAPAGFEAAAADLAQQLSGAAAAWQRCGGNLLPRFQRLQQAGVLDLLTCAATHGYLPLLRDCPEAVRAQLLTAVREHQRLLGVRPQGIWLPECAYYEGLDRLLVSCGLRYAILDAHGLLHGQPRPRYGVYAPICTPAGMAFFGRDSESTLPVWSARDGYPGDASYREFHRDLGWDLPDGELEQRGINCRRPLGLKLHRVSSRDCGLDGKQPYEPAAAHASVRRDASHYLQGRSQHLQHLQGAMERAPLLVAPFDAELFGHWWFEGPRFLAELFRQAPASGVGLTTLRDTLSRGDSLQLCQPSPSSWGQGGYHNYWLNDSNAWVIPEWNRASRAMVQRVSRGVGSEQARELLNQAGRELLLAQSSDWSFILRAGTTTELARERIERHLGRFWQLLGAIDGAVELPEGWLEAVRAEDALFPLINAADWAQIPTAAP is encoded by the coding sequence TTGGCCAGCGGCGCACTGGCCACGGAGACCACCAGCCACGGCGACCTCGCCCTGGTGCTGCACGCGCATCTGCCCTACGTGCACTCCAGCGAGCCCGGTTCGCTGGAGGAAGACTGGTACTTCCAGGCGCTGCTGGAGTGCTACCTGCCCCTGCTCGATGTGTTGGAGGCGGCCGCCGCCGATCCCAACCAGCGGCCGCGCCTGAGCATGGGGCTCTCGCCCACGCTGCTGTCGCTCCTCAGCAGCCCCGACCTGAGCGAGCGCTTCGGGCCCTGGCTGGCGGTGCGGCAGGAGCTGCTGCTGCAGGCACCCGCCGGTTTCGAGGCCGCCGCGGCTGATCTGGCGCAACAGCTGAGCGGTGCCGCAGCGGCCTGGCAGCGCTGCGGCGGCAACCTGCTGCCCCGTTTCCAGCGGCTGCAGCAGGCCGGAGTGCTGGATCTGCTCACCTGCGCCGCCACCCACGGCTACCTGCCGCTGCTGCGGGATTGCCCGGAAGCGGTGCGGGCCCAGCTGCTCACCGCCGTGCGCGAGCACCAGCGCCTGCTGGGGGTGCGCCCTCAAGGCATCTGGCTGCCGGAATGTGCCTACTACGAGGGCCTCGATCGCCTGCTGGTGAGCTGCGGTCTGCGCTACGCGATCCTCGATGCCCATGGCCTGCTGCATGGGCAACCCCGGCCCCGCTACGGGGTGTATGCCCCCATCTGCACGCCGGCAGGCATGGCCTTCTTCGGGCGCGACAGCGAATCCACCCTGCCGGTGTGGAGCGCCCGCGACGGCTATCCCGGCGATGCCAGTTACCGCGAATTCCACCGCGATCTGGGCTGGGATCTGCCCGACGGCGAACTGGAGCAACGCGGCATCAACTGCCGCCGGCCCCTGGGCCTCAAGCTGCACCGGGTGAGCAGCCGCGACTGCGGCCTCGATGGCAAGCAGCCCTATGAGCCGGCGGCCGCCCACGCCAGCGTGCGCCGCGATGCCTCCCACTACCTGCAGGGCCGCTCCCAGCACCTCCAACACCTGCAGGGCGCCATGGAGCGTGCGCCGCTGCTGGTGGCGCCCTTCGATGCCGAGCTGTTCGGCCACTGGTGGTTTGAAGGGCCGCGCTTCCTGGCCGAGCTGTTCCGCCAGGCGCCCGCGAGCGGCGTTGGGCTCACCACCCTGCGCGACACCCTGAGCCGCGGCGACAGCCTGCAGCTCTGCCAGCCCTCCCCCTCCAGCTGGGGCCAGGGCGGCTACCACAACTATTGGCTCAACGACAGCAACGCCTGGGTGATTCCGGAGTGGAACCGCGCCTCACGGGCGATGGTGCAGCGGGTGAGCCGCGGCGTGGGCAGCGAACAGGCCCGGGAGCTGCTGAATCAGGCCGGCCGTGAGCTGCTGCTGGCCCAGAGCTCTGATTGGAGCTTCATCCTCCGGGCCGGCACCACCACTGAACTGGCCCGCGAGCGGATCGAACGCCATCTGGGCCGTTTCTGGCAGCTGCTGGGAGCCATCGATGGCGCGGTGGAGCTGCCGGAGGGCTGGCTTGAGGCCGTCCGCGCCGAAGACGCGCTGTTCCCGCTGATCAACGCCGCAGACTGGGCGCAGATCCCAACAGCTGCACCCTGA
- a CDS encoding NYN domain-containing protein: MQLALAVDGHSMFYVQQKLGWFFDPRRLLAYATAAPGVEISSAFWYTGLKDPTDQRPFRDALTSLGFTVRTKPLREVGGEADQRQFARANLDVEIAIDLLAIAHRTDEVWLLSGSRDLERLVEVLRIKGLKVVLVSTDGMVPRELRNAADRFLDLAELRPQLEKTEQQPPAFGRS, translated from the coding sequence ATGCAGCTGGCTCTGGCGGTCGACGGCCACAGCATGTTCTACGTGCAGCAGAAGCTGGGCTGGTTTTTCGACCCCCGCCGCCTGCTGGCGTACGCCACGGCTGCACCCGGTGTGGAGATCAGCAGCGCCTTCTGGTACACCGGCCTGAAAGACCCCACCGACCAGCGCCCCTTCCGCGACGCCCTCACCAGTCTGGGGTTCACCGTGCGCACCAAGCCTCTGCGGGAGGTGGGAGGAGAGGCGGATCAGCGCCAGTTCGCCAGAGCCAATCTGGATGTGGAGATTGCCATTGATCTGTTGGCGATCGCCCACCGCACCGATGAAGTGTGGCTGTTGAGCGGCAGCCGCGACTTGGAGCGCCTGGTGGAGGTGCTGCGGATCAAAGGTCTGAAGGTGGTGTTGGTGAGCACCGATGGCATGGTGCCTCGGGAGCTGCGCAACGCCGCGGACCGTTTCCTCGATCTGGCGGAGCTGCGGCCGCAGCTGGAGAAAACCGAGCAGCAGCCCCCGGCCTTTGGCCGCAGCTGA
- the crtL gene encoding lycopene beta cyclase — MAQSTSIDVLVLGAGPAALCIAAALCDRGVAVQGLAPEDPATPWPNTYGIWGPEVDALGLQHLLGHRWHDTRSYFGDRLTTGAVAHGLDYGLFDKTALQQHWWQPCQSAGMPWMRGRAAAIEHDAEGSVVISEAGKRLRARLVIDASGHHSPFVQRPDEGPVAGQAAYGIVGRFSAPPVDPGQFVLMDYRCDHLSEAERRCAPPTFLYAMDFGEGVFFVEETSLALAPAVPYDVLKDRLQRRLALRGISVEEVQHEEFCLFPMNLPLPDLQQRVVGFGGSASMVHPASGYMVGSLLRRAPALADAIAAGLKDPNAGGQELALRAWQALWPVELQRRHALYRFGLEKLMRFSEPQLRAHFTTFFSLPREQWFGFLTNTLSLPALIAAMVRLFVLAPWSVKAGLMLMQGRELQLGLRMLRP; from the coding sequence ATGGCGCAATCCACTTCGATCGACGTGTTGGTGCTTGGTGCCGGTCCGGCAGCCCTTTGCATCGCGGCTGCCCTCTGCGATCGGGGCGTGGCGGTACAGGGCTTGGCGCCCGAAGATCCAGCTACCCCCTGGCCCAACACCTACGGCATTTGGGGCCCGGAGGTGGACGCGCTTGGCCTGCAGCATCTTTTGGGCCATCGCTGGCACGACACCCGCAGTTATTTCGGCGATCGGCTCACCACTGGCGCCGTGGCCCACGGCCTTGACTACGGCCTGTTCGACAAAACAGCTCTGCAGCAGCACTGGTGGCAGCCCTGCCAAAGCGCTGGCATGCCGTGGATGCGCGGGCGTGCGGCTGCCATTGAGCACGACGCTGAAGGTTCGGTGGTGATCAGCGAGGCGGGTAAGCGCCTGCGGGCAAGGTTGGTGATCGATGCCAGTGGCCATCACTCCCCCTTCGTGCAGCGCCCCGATGAGGGGCCGGTGGCAGGCCAGGCCGCTTACGGGATCGTGGGGCGCTTTTCAGCGCCGCCGGTGGATCCCGGCCAGTTCGTGCTGATGGATTACCGCTGTGATCACCTCAGTGAGGCGGAGCGGCGCTGCGCACCACCCACGTTTCTTTACGCCATGGATTTCGGCGAGGGGGTGTTCTTCGTGGAGGAAACATCCCTTGCCCTGGCACCGGCTGTTCCTTACGACGTGCTCAAAGATCGGCTGCAGCGGCGCTTGGCTCTGCGCGGCATCAGCGTGGAGGAGGTGCAGCACGAGGAGTTCTGCCTGTTCCCGATGAATCTGCCGCTGCCGGATCTGCAGCAGCGGGTGGTGGGTTTCGGTGGCTCCGCCTCGATGGTGCACCCAGCCTCGGGCTACATGGTGGGATCGCTGCTGCGGCGCGCGCCGGCCTTGGCGGATGCAATCGCTGCTGGGCTGAAGGATCCCAATGCAGGAGGCCAGGAGTTGGCTCTTCGGGCCTGGCAGGCCCTCTGGCCTGTGGAGCTGCAGCGCCGGCATGCGCTCTACCGCTTTGGCCTGGAGAAGTTGATGCGCTTTTCCGAGCCGCAGCTGCGCGCTCACTTCACCACCTTCTTTTCCTTGCCGCGCGAGCAGTGGTTTGGCTTTCTCACCAACACCCTCAGCCTGCCGGCCTTGATTGCCGCGATGGTGCGTTTGTTTGTGTTGGCGCCCTGGAGCGTGAAGGCGGGGCTGATGTTGATGCAGGGCCGGGAGTTGCAGCTCGGTCTGCGGATGCTCAGGCCGTAG